In Edaphobacter dinghuensis, a genomic segment contains:
- a CDS encoding site-specific tyrosine recombinase, whose translation MRAVEQVAGNAQTVREFVAYLRVEKGLRPASCEAYQVDLEQFAEHIEGRNSVLVSAVQADVSGFMEGLRGHGVESRSIARKLSALRGFYRWLLMDKRIDHDPTVNVETPSSWKVLPKSLAEGEVGEMLERTGVAARAADADGLALRDHAILELLYAGGLRVGEICSMGVEDLHLDQARAQVRGKGDKERIVPLGRSAVEALERYLSMGRPGLVRRGALSRALFLSVRGKPLTRQWVWEMVRSASGTGTKASPHMLRHSCATHMVEHGADLRSVQTLLGHADIATTQVYTHVALGHLKAVHRAHHPRGKRREAAAQ comes from the coding sequence ATGCGAGCAGTGGAGCAGGTTGCGGGGAACGCGCAGACGGTGCGGGAGTTTGTTGCGTATCTGCGTGTCGAAAAAGGGCTGCGACCGGCGAGTTGTGAGGCATATCAGGTCGATCTGGAGCAGTTTGCAGAGCATATAGAGGGACGGAACAGTGTGCTGGTGTCGGCGGTGCAGGCCGATGTGAGCGGGTTTATGGAAGGGCTGCGCGGGCATGGGGTGGAGTCGCGGTCGATTGCGCGGAAGCTGAGTGCGCTGCGGGGGTTCTATCGCTGGCTGCTGATGGATAAGCGGATCGACCATGATCCGACCGTCAATGTGGAGACTCCTTCGAGTTGGAAGGTGCTGCCGAAGTCGCTTGCCGAGGGTGAAGTGGGTGAGATGCTGGAGCGTACGGGAGTGGCTGCGAGGGCGGCGGATGCGGATGGGCTGGCGCTGCGCGACCATGCGATTCTGGAGCTGCTTTATGCGGGTGGGTTGAGGGTGGGAGAGATCTGCTCTATGGGCGTGGAGGATCTGCATCTCGATCAGGCTCGGGCGCAGGTCAGAGGCAAGGGCGATAAGGAACGGATTGTTCCGCTGGGGCGAAGCGCGGTGGAGGCGCTGGAGCGTTATCTGTCGATGGGACGGCCGGGGTTGGTGCGGCGTGGGGCTTTGTCGCGGGCGTTATTTCTTAGTGTGCGTGGGAAGCCGTTGACGCGGCAGTGGGTTTGGGAGATGGTGCGGAGTGCTTCGGGGACGGGGACGAAGGCGAGTCCGCATATGCTGCGGCATAGCTGTGCGACGCATATGGTGGAGCATGGTGCGGACTTGAGGAGCGTGCAGACGCTGCTGGGGCATGCGGATATTGCGACCACTCAGGTTTATACGCATGTGGCGCTGGGGCATTTGAAGGCGGTGCATCGGGCGCATCATCCGCGGGGGAAGCGGCGTGAGGCGGCGGCGCAATGA
- a CDS encoding tyrosine-type recombinase/integrase, which yields MSEIAALAEGFLAMLANERGASEHTVRAYAREVRGFAAYLNETLGKDARIDAVEHLHIRAYLGVLYERGLTKASAARALAAIRSWFKWLAKEGKVAQNPALLVSTPKRPLHLPRVPSMEEVNRVLDSLEKPAKRDEAEAAAWPERDRVIFELLYGCGIRNSELVGLNMGSVKWRDDAVLVRGKGKKERLVPLGDEAAAALRIYLPLREAKLKAAGKGGLVHDGPLLTNLRMRGDCRLTTRSVGRIVKAIALSRGLAADVHPHTLRHAFGTHMLEEGADLRAIQEMLGHERLSTTQRYTQLTVGQVQRVYDETHPRAK from the coding sequence ATGAGCGAGATTGCGGCACTGGCCGAGGGATTTCTGGCGATGCTCGCGAATGAGCGCGGGGCGTCGGAGCATACGGTGCGAGCTTATGCGCGGGAGGTTCGTGGGTTTGCGGCTTATTTGAATGAGACGCTGGGCAAGGATGCGCGAATCGATGCGGTGGAGCATCTGCATATCCGGGCGTATCTTGGCGTGTTGTACGAGCGTGGGCTGACGAAGGCGAGTGCAGCGCGGGCGCTGGCGGCGATTCGGAGCTGGTTTAAGTGGCTGGCGAAGGAAGGGAAGGTCGCGCAGAATCCGGCGCTGCTGGTGAGTACGCCGAAGCGTCCGCTGCATCTGCCTCGCGTGCCGAGCATGGAAGAGGTGAATCGCGTGCTCGATTCGTTGGAGAAGCCGGCCAAGCGAGATGAGGCTGAGGCGGCGGCGTGGCCGGAGCGTGATCGTGTGATCTTTGAGTTGTTGTATGGCTGCGGGATTCGCAACTCGGAGTTAGTGGGTTTGAATATGGGCAGCGTGAAATGGCGCGACGATGCCGTTCTGGTTCGTGGCAAGGGAAAGAAGGAGCGGCTGGTTCCGTTGGGAGATGAGGCTGCGGCGGCGCTGCGGATTTATCTGCCGCTGCGTGAGGCGAAGCTGAAGGCGGCGGGCAAGGGTGGGCTGGTGCATGATGGGCCGCTGCTAACCAATCTGCGGATGCGCGGCGATTGCCGGTTGACGACGCGGAGCGTGGGGCGGATTGTGAAGGCGATTGCCTTGAGCCGAGGGTTGGCGGCGGATGTGCATCCGCATACGCTGCGCCATGCCTTTGGGACGCACATGCTCGAAGAGGGGGCGGACCTGCGGGCGATTCAGGAGATGTTGGGGCACGAACGGCTGTCGACTACGCAGCGGTACACGCAGTTGACGGTGGGGCAGGTGCAGCGCGTGTATGACGAGACGCATCCGCGTGCGAAGTAG